The Mailhella massiliensis genome segment GGGCGCGCCCTCGGCATCGGCGGGAACGGGGTTGCCGGTGATGTAGCAGAGGGTGGGTACGATGTCGGCCAGCCAGCGGGGACGGGGATAGCGGTAGCCCTTCTTGATGTTGGGGCCGCGGAACATGAGCAGGTTCTTCAGGCTGCCGCAGCCGGATTCGCCGGTGGGCAGACCGTAGCCGTGTTCGGCCATGTATTCGGGCTTGAGCACATAGACCACGTCGCCGGCCTGAGCGCCGCCCATGCCGAAGACCTTGGCGTCTTCCTTGCGCACGGCGAGCAGCACGGGACGTTCGCCGGTTTCGGGATGCTTGTAGTCGAGCAGGGCGTCGATGATGCGGTCGCGCACCTTTTCGTAGTCTTCAGGTTCCACGATGCCGCCGGGGTACTTGCCCTTGAGGTTGACGTACACGAACATGTAGCGCTGGGGCACGGCGAGAGACTTGGTAACGTCGAGAACGTAGTTGAAGCCTTCGGTTTCTTCGTAGATGTCCCAGTAGTTTTCCGACTTCTTGGGTTCGTAGGAGCAGAGACCGGCTTCCTTGAGGGCGTGAGCGGTGTTGAGGATGGGGCCCATGGGGGTGGCGCCGTGGTCGGAGCACACGCACATGAGGGTTTCATCGCCCATGAGTTCCATGAGGTTGCCGAGCAGGCGGTCTTCCACGGTGTAGATGTGGCGTTCCATCTTTTCGGCGCGGGCGCGCACTTCGGGATCCTTGCTGTCCAGTTCGCTCAGCCAGCCGTGATAGAACCAGTCGATGGGATGGGAATGCATGTAGAACAGATCCCAGTCGGGGTTGGCGGTGAGCAGGCACTTGATGGTGTTCCAGAGCCAGGCGCTGTGGAATTCCACGAGTTCGCACACGGTGTCGGTATCGATGATGCCGTGCAGGTAGGCCACAAGACCGATGTCGTTGGCCGTGATCTGCTTGGAAAGGTCGATCTGGTCGGCGGCGGAGGCGGGGGAGATGAAGCCGATGCGGCCCGCGATGCCGGAAACATAGAGCTTGAATTCTTCAGCGTCGTCGGAAAGCTGCATCAGCTTGCAGCGGAACACGCCCTTTTCGGTGCGGCCGTCGGCGGCGATGGTGAAGTCGTGCTGCACGGGTTCGCTCCACTGGCCCACCTTGATGGTGAAGAAGGCCTTGGAGTAGTCTTTTTCAGGGCAGAGGGCGAAGGTGTCGAAGCCGTCGTCGCCGCTTTCCCAGGCGAGGCCGTACCACACCTGATCCTTCAGAGGCTCGATGGATTCCTTGAAGTGCATCTTCACTTCCATTTCCAGAGGCTCGTCGCAGTCGGGCAGGTGCTTCCAGCCCTTGGCGTCGTCGAAGCGGCCCTGAACGCCCATGGGATAGTAATCGGTGGAGATCACGCTTTCCGAGGCGAGAAATTCCTTGTGTTCATTGCCGTGCAGCGGCCAGCGGGTTTCAGCGGGGGAGAGGCCCTGACCCATGACCAGAATGCCGTTCTTCATGTGGGAAGGCCAGGACATGGGGTAGTTCACCACGATGCACTTCTTGCCTTCCTTGTCCCAGGCGTCCCAGATGGTCTGCGCGGTCAGAATGTCGGAACCGAAGGCCTGAGAGGTTTCCTTGTAGTCGAGGCTGCGGCCTTCGTGATAATAGTAGTAGTCTTCCACACCGTGGGTGCGGGGATAGGCGCCCGTGCAGATGGTGGCCCAGGAGGGAGGAGTGACGGTGGGCAGGTTGTAGCCTTCGGGGATGAAGCTGCCTTCCGCCATGAACTTGCGGAAGTTGTCCAGGCCGCCCTGGGCGAGCATCGCTTCAAGACGTTTGGGGATAAGGCAGTCATAACCGATGAGTGCGGCTCTTTTGGCTTTGGGCGACATGTTAATACTCCTTGCAAAGTATGATTGGCGGTATGGGGGGGAACGCCGTTCCCGCTTTCCCATGATTCAAAAAGTGTGCCAAAGGTTGCGTCCGTCCGGTGAAAGAAGGAAAAAATGAAAAATTTTTCCATAAAAATAAGGAGGTTTGCCTGAGTATGCACGGAAAAGGAACAAGGGGCGGCGCGGAAAGAAGTACAAGCGCGCCGCCGGAGCCTGAGAAAGATCGGACAGATTTGTCACATTCTGCCGCAGGAACGAAAAAAGGTAAACCGTTCAAGAGAGTTACCTGTGAACGACGCTAATGTCGCATATTACGACAAAAATGTCGTAAAGTATGGATATAATCCGTTTTGATATTTGCAAATATAATGATATCATAAAGTTATGATGAAAAAGAGCTTTTTGGCACAATCCTTGCTTAACTCTGCGCAGTTTACAGGCAGTTTTTGCTGAAAAACCCTTGAGAGAGAGGAGAGTGTCATGGCAACATCCAACACCAGTCACGAACAGGAAAACGATCTCAGACCGGAAAAAAGCATATTCTGGCCGGCTATGATCGGCGTGCTGCTGATCGCCCTGCCCATGCTGTTTTTCCCCAAGGCCTCGGAAGAAATCATCGGGGCCATCTATACTCCGTTCAGCATTAAATTCGGTTCTCTGTATCTGTGGATCACCGTGGGACTCATCGTCCTGTGCGTATACTTCGCCTGCAGCCGCTACGGCGACATCAAGTTCGGCGACCCCGGTGAAAAGCCTCAGTATTCCCTGCCTTCCTGGGTTGCCATGATTTTCTGTTCCGGCGTGGCCGGCGCGGTGATGTTCTGGTCCATCGTGGAACCGCTGTGGGACCTCATCACTCCGCCCCAGTACGCCGAACCTCTGAGCACGGAAGCCTTTGACTGGGCGCTCACCTACATGCTGCTGCACTGGGGCCCCAACGCCTGGTGCACCTACTTCATCACCGCTCTGCCCATCGCCTATCTGTTCCACATCCGCCGCAAGCCCGTGCTGCGTATTTCCGCCGCTTCGGAAGTGGTGCTCGGCAGGCAGACCAACGGTCTCGTGGGCCGCGCGTGCGACGTGTTCTTCATTCTCGGCCTGCTCTTCTGCACGGCCGTGACCATGTGTATTTCCCTGCCCACCGTGGAAGCGGCCCTGGAGCAGGTGTTCGGCATCAAGCCTTCCTTCACCGTGGAAATCGTGGTGCTTCTCGTGAGCGCCGGTATCGCCGCCTGGTCCGTGTGGTCCGGCCTGAACAAGGGCATCAAGGTGCTCTCCAACATCAACGTGTTCATCGCTCTCGCCATGGTGGCCTACGGCGCGGTCTGCGGTCCCACCGCATCGCTGTTCGACATCTTCACCAACGCGTTCGGCAAGTTCGTGGGCAACTTCTGGGACATGAACTTCTGGACCTCCCCCTTCAGCGACAGCACCTTCCCCCGCGACTGGACCATTTTCTACGCCCTGTTCTGGGCCGGTTACGGTCCCTTCATGGGCCTGTTCATCGCCCGTATCTCCCGCGGCCGTACCGTGCGTGAAGTCATCGCCTGGGGCCTCGTGGGTACCTGCGCCGGCGGCTATCTCATCCACGGCGTATTCGCTTCCTACACCCTTTACATCCAGTACCACGGCATTCTCGATGCGGTGAGCATCCTCAAGAACTCCGGCGGCCCCGCCGCCATGATGGCCGTGCTCGACACCCTGCCCTTCGGTAAGGCCGTCATGCTGGTGTACTGCGCCTTCTCCACCATCTTCCTTGCCACCTCCGTGGACTCCGGCTGCTACGTCATCTCTTCCGTGGCCACCACCCGCATGGGCGTCAACGACGACCCCGCCCGCTGGCACCGTTCCTTCTGGGCTCTCGTTCAGGCCCTTCTCGCCCTCGGTCTGCTTTCCATCGGCGGCCTCGGCGTGGCCAAGATCTTCGGCAACTTCTCGGGCGCTCTCATGGCGTTGCCCACCATGCTGCTCACCGTGGCGTGGCTGAAGATCGTCAAGAAGGACGGCAACTACATGCTCTGCAACTTCGTGGCGAAGGATTGTATGCCTTCCGGTATTGAAGAGGAAATGAGCGAAAAGTAAGCTCCCTGTCCTTTTGAGCAGACGCCCCGGGGAATCATTCCCCGGGGTTTTTTTTAAGCCGGGGAGGGATGATGGGAATATGCCGGTATCCCGGTAAAGAGTCTGCCGCGATACAGCCGGGCAGAGAGAAGGGCGGACGGCGTGTTGTTCTATCGTCGTCTCTTTTCTGCTTTTCCCCGGAAAGACGTCGCCGCAGGGAACGGAGGAAACGCGTCTGTGCCGTGCGGAGCATAGCCGCCGTGTCTTCTTTGTGCGCACGTCGTGTTTTAAGGTCGAAAACGTTCCCCTGTGCGGGGACTTCCCGGAAGGCGAAGCCTTTAACTGCGTTAAAAAGGTTCCTTGGCGAGATAACCGGTTGTCTCGACGGGAAATCTCTCCACAAAAGAACCCGATGATGGATGACCGGAGTTTACTCCATCCCCGTTGGCACTGAGGTACCGCATTGTTTTGCTCCGAAATTCAGGCGTAAGTGCATATACGGCAGATATGGGGGAACGACAGGGGAGATTCCAGGAACGCGGTGGGCTGCAGAGGGGGCAGATAGGGGAAGCGGATGTGTGTGGATCATGTCCCCATACGCGTCAAGACTCCACCCAAGGACGGCGTGGCGCAGATGATGGGGGAAGGGAAAGGACCCCGATGACGGTCGGGCGGTTTCCGCATCTGCGCTCCGGGTTCGGTAACCGTCTTTTTGGGGGGCCGGCTATTTCGTCAGCACGCCGGGAGTGAAGGAAGCCGCCGTTATCAAGCATGTACGGGGAGATGCCGTACCGGAATTGCCGTTCGTGTCTGCCGCTGTGCGGGAAGAGAAGGTGGCCGGAAAAGGGGCCGGAATAGCCTTGTCTGCGAGTATGGCCGCCGTATCCCTTGCCGCGTATGCAGGATGTGTGCGGAAATGACGAGGGAGGGCTTTGCCGGAAATACGGTATCGTCCGGGCTGGTTCTGGGAAAAGGAAGCAGGCATCTTCGCGGAGACGGAACCTGTTACCGGTATCGGCGGCACGGGTGCGTGCATGGACAGTAAGAGGCCCAAAGGCCGGAATTATGAGACCGCGCCCGCGGCGGAGCCGTTTCCTGGTACGGAATGCTGCCGTGCGGCGCGTAAGCGGGAGCATCGGTCGAGCGCGGCGGGCGTTTGGGGAGAATGAAGCATAAAAAAAGAGCCGCTCGTTTGAGCGGCTCTTGGGATGGACGTGTGTTACTCTGCGGGCTTTGCCTCTTCTGCGGCCTTCTGGGCGGCTCTGGCGGCATCGGCAGCTTCCGGGTCCAGCGTCTTTCCTCTGCGGCGCAGAAGGAAGGTATAGGCCGGGCCGGAAATGACGTAGCTTATGAGAATGAGGAAGCAGAACAGCCGGGGCAGGGAAAAGACCATGCTGAGCACGATGAGGGTGGCCACCATGGTCTGGAAGGGATGAGCCTTGATGAAGCCGAATTCCTTGAAGGAAAAGTAGCGTACGCGGCTGACCATGAGCAGCGGCACCACGACGGAGATGACCAGCGTGAGGGCGGGCAGCACGGGCATGAGGAATCCGGGGTAGTACGGCATGAACAGCACGAACGTGGCCAGCACGCAGGCGCAGGCGGGGCTGGGCAGGCCCACGAAGAAGCGCTTGGAGGTGGTGGATACGCCCACGTTGAAGCGGGCGAGACGCAGGGCCGCGCAGCCGCAGAAAAGGAAGGCCACGGCAAGGCCGAGGCGGCCGAATTCATGCAGCTGCCAGGCATAGGCCAGCATACCGGGGGCCACGCCGAAGGTCACGTCGTCGGCCAGGGAATCGTATTCGATGCCGAACTGGCTTGCCGTGCCGGTAAGGCGCGCCACCTTTCCGTCCAGTCCGTCCATGGCGGCGCCCACAAGAATGGCCCAGGCCGCAAGGTCGAACTGATGGTTGAAGGCAAGAATGATGCTGAAGAACCCGGCAAAGAGGCTGGCGGTGGTGAAAAGATTCGGCAGAATGTACACGCCGCGGGGCACGGGCTTGTTGGGATCGCGCATGGGAGCCTCTCTTACGCTTCCTTTGAAGCGGACTTCTTGGCCAGAACAGTCTGACCGGCAAACACATCTTCACCGATACGGACCGCAGGATTATAGTCGGCGGGCAGATAGACGTCAACGCGGGAGCCGAAACGTATCATGCCGAAGCGCTGCCCGCGCAGGAGCGCGTCGCCCTGTTCGGCA includes the following:
- a CDS encoding alkaline phosphatase family protein, with product MSPKAKRAALIGYDCLIPKRLEAMLAQGGLDNFRKFMAEGSFIPEGYNLPTVTPPSWATICTGAYPRTHGVEDYYYYHEGRSLDYKETSQAFGSDILTAQTIWDAWDKEGKKCIVVNYPMSWPSHMKNGILVMGQGLSPAETRWPLHGNEHKEFLASESVISTDYYPMGVQGRFDDAKGWKHLPDCDEPLEMEVKMHFKESIEPLKDQVWYGLAWESGDDGFDTFALCPEKDYSKAFFTIKVGQWSEPVQHDFTIAADGRTEKGVFRCKLMQLSDDAEEFKLYVSGIAGRIGFISPASAADQIDLSKQITANDIGLVAYLHGIIDTDTVCELVEFHSAWLWNTIKCLLTANPDWDLFYMHSHPIDWFYHGWLSELDSKDPEVRARAEKMERHIYTVEDRLLGNLMELMGDETLMCVCSDHGATPMGPILNTAHALKEAGLCSYEPKKSENYWDIYEETEGFNYVLDVTKSLAVPQRYMFVYVNLKGKYPGGIVEPEDYEKVRDRIIDALLDYKHPETGERPVLLAVRKEDAKVFGMGGAQAGDVVYVLKPEYMAEHGYGLPTGESGCGSLKNLLMFRGPNIKKGYRYPRPRWLADIVPTLCYITGNPVPADAEGAPIYQIMEDPNLVK
- a CDS encoding BCCT family transporter, with amino-acid sequence MATSNTSHEQENDLRPEKSIFWPAMIGVLLIALPMLFFPKASEEIIGAIYTPFSIKFGSLYLWITVGLIVLCVYFACSRYGDIKFGDPGEKPQYSLPSWVAMIFCSGVAGAVMFWSIVEPLWDLITPPQYAEPLSTEAFDWALTYMLLHWGPNAWCTYFITALPIAYLFHIRRKPVLRISAASEVVLGRQTNGLVGRACDVFFILGLLFCTAVTMCISLPTVEAALEQVFGIKPSFTVEIVVLLVSAGIAAWSVWSGLNKGIKVLSNINVFIALAMVAYGAVCGPTASLFDIFTNAFGKFVGNFWDMNFWTSPFSDSTFPRDWTIFYALFWAGYGPFMGLFIARISRGRTVREVIAWGLVGTCAGGYLIHGVFASYTLYIQYHGILDAVSILKNSGGPAAMMAVLDTLPFGKAVMLVYCAFSTIFLATSVDSGCYVISSVATTRMGVNDDPARWHRSFWALVQALLALGLLSIGGLGVAKIFGNFSGALMALPTMLLTVAWLKIVKKDGNYMLCNFVAKDCMPSGIEEEMSEK
- the pssA gene encoding CDP-diacylglycerol--serine O-phosphatidyltransferase, with product MRDPNKPVPRGVYILPNLFTTASLFAGFFSIILAFNHQFDLAAWAILVGAAMDGLDGKVARLTGTASQFGIEYDSLADDVTFGVAPGMLAYAWQLHEFGRLGLAVAFLFCGCAALRLARFNVGVSTTSKRFFVGLPSPACACVLATFVLFMPYYPGFLMPVLPALTLVISVVVPLLMVSRVRYFSFKEFGFIKAHPFQTMVATLIVLSMVFSLPRLFCFLILISYVISGPAYTFLLRRRGKTLDPEAADAARAAQKAAEEAKPAE